The segment CCGATTTTTTATCTTCCTCAAGTGTTTTGAGGCTTTACTAAAGAGACACACATGGCGACTTTGACCGAAGAGAACACCAGCAAACGCATCAAGACCAAGTCTTGGGACATTCATTACCACGAAGCCGGTCAAGGCCAACCTCTGGTTTTGGTTCACGGTGGCGGCCCTGGCGCCTCTGCATGGAGCAACTTCCAACCAAACATCGCTTATTTGGCTGAGCACTTTCACGTATTTGCCGTGGATCTCCCAGGCTGGGGTAAGTCGCAGGCTGTGACATACGACATTCGCGATAACAGCGGTGCATTGGCTGAATTCATTGACGCGCTGGGTCTTGGCAAGGTTGCCATCGTGGGCAACTCCATGGGCGGATCTTCCTGCATTCGTCTTACCTACGAGCGCCCTGACCTCATCAGCCATTTGATCACTTTGGGATCTTCTGCCGGCGTTCCTGGAATTTTTGATGCTGCGGGTGGCTTAACTGAAGGTGTGAAAGCTCTGGAAGCTGCCTACTTCAACCCAAGCGTAGAAACAATGCGCAAGTTCATCGCAACGATGACTTATGACTCCCGTCACGTCACAGACGAGTTCATCGAGGAGCGCGTGCAGTTGACCAAGTCTCGCATGGACCACGTTGAAGGCTGGATCACCGGTCACGGCAAGCCCATGGTTCGCATCGACCAGTCCAAGCTGCCAGAGATCAATATCCCGACGTTGCACGTTCATGGCCGTGATGACCGTACCGTTAACGTCGCTGCCGCTCTGCATCTCTCTCGCCTGATCCCTAACTCTCGTGCATTGATCGTGAATCGTTGCGGCCACTGGGTACAACTGGAACACGCTGACGAATTCAACCGTTCAGTGACATCCTTCATCAAGGGTCAATAATCGCTGAAACTCATCAGGTAATTCGAAATGGGCCGAGTGATGCATCTTCATCACTCGGCCCATTTCCTTTCTGAGCACTATGCTCAGCGAGCCGCAACAGCCTCCTCTCCTAGGACTGAGGTAGTAGCTGATAAAAGCAAAGCGAAATACCCTTCAAAGCACATCTTAAGCGCGACTTAGGCTGTACTGGTTCGAAGGATTTTCAGCAAATTTCGGCGCTTGGTTTCAAAGCCTGACGCTGCTACAAACCTAGACCCCTCGCGCAATTTCAGCCCTGGTCATCCACACCAAAGGCGCAATTAGGTGACATTCGTCT is part of the Comamonas sp. Y33R10-2 genome and harbors:
- a CDS encoding alpha/beta fold hydrolase, whose product is MATLTEENTSKRIKTKSWDIHYHEAGQGQPLVLVHGGGPGASAWSNFQPNIAYLAEHFHVFAVDLPGWGKSQAVTYDIRDNSGALAEFIDALGLGKVAIVGNSMGGSSCIRLTYERPDLISHLITLGSSAGVPGIFDAAGGLTEGVKALEAAYFNPSVETMRKFIATMTYDSRHVTDEFIEERVQLTKSRMDHVEGWITGHGKPMVRIDQSKLPEINIPTLHVHGRDDRTVNVAAALHLSRLIPNSRALIVNRCGHWVQLEHADEFNRSVTSFIKGQ